A region of Thermosinus carboxydivorans Nor1 DNA encodes the following proteins:
- a CDS encoding energy-coupling factor ABC transporter ATP-binding protein, producing TEYVDEPVHFLSYGQKKRVAVAGVLAMDPEVLVMDEPTAGLDYPGTTVLRAILDDLSRAGKTLIVATHDMEWVWSWADLVYVLVQGQVVAGGPPEQVLNRPDHAALGFARPLVGEIYSALVTAGWLTGGEEAPRSAAELVRRLVEKYK from the coding sequence TGACCGAATATGTCGATGAGCCGGTCCATTTTTTAAGCTATGGCCAAAAGAAACGGGTGGCAGTAGCTGGCGTCCTGGCGATGGACCCCGAGGTGTTGGTCATGGACGAACCGACGGCCGGGCTTGATTACCCTGGCACGACAGTCTTGCGGGCCATTTTGGACGACCTGTCCCGTGCCGGCAAGACGCTGATCGTGGCGACCCATGACATGGAGTGGGTGTGGTCGTGGGCCGACTTGGTCTATGTCCTGGTGCAGGGGCAAGTAGTGGCCGGCGGGCCGCCTGAGCAGGTCCTTAACCGCCCCGACCATGCTGCCTTGGGCTTTGCCCGGCCGCTGGTGGGCGAAATCTACAGCGCCCTGGTCACGGCCGGCTGGCTAACCGGTGGGGAGGAAGCGCCGCGTAGCGCGGCTGAACTGGTGCGCCGCCTTGTGGAGAAATATAAGTAA
- a CDS encoding FeoA family protein, with protein sequence MTLAQVTRGQRVSIVSIPNETVRAQAIRFGISVGAEVECAEKIPAGPIIICKGKQEIAIGRKLAEKIEVKPA encoded by the coding sequence ATGACACTTGCTCAAGTTACGCGGGGACAACGGGTCAGCATTGTCTCCATACCTAACGAAACCGTTCGCGCCCAAGCCATCCGCTTTGGCATTTCCGTCGGCGCCGAGGTGGAGTGCGCCGAAAAGATACCGGCCGGTCCTATCATCATTTGCAAGGGTAAGCAGGAAATCGCCATTGGTCGCAAATTAGCCGAAAAAATCGAAGTCAAACCGGCGTAG
- the feoB gene encoding ferrous iron transport protein B → MHCHNCLSHIEIPEGAKKIVLVGNPNVGKSVFFNALTGMYVDVSNFPGTTVDISYGRFGKDVVLDTPGVYGISSFNDEERVARDVILAADLILNVVDAVHLERDLFLTLQVIDTGIPVIVAVNMMDEAAKQGIHVDIDLLEHLLGVPVIPTVAVKGKGLEEVKNRLYEARIGNIPAALKRDLQEMLNRAGTWAEALLILEGDPHVAARHGVAPGTRREEIYHERRHRVNDIVRHVVKETNEGTRFSTKLGRWMLQPLTGIPIFILVLAIMYYVIGVIVAQDIVGFTEETVMQGMYEPAVRAFVGRFISEQSVLGTILIGEFGLLTLTITYIVGLMMPLVLGFYFLMSLMEDSGYLPRLAALVDRAMNVIGLNGRAIIPIILGFGCITMATITTRILGSARERTIATAVLGLAIPCSAQLGVIVGLLAGIGVEYTVIYILTLLIVLGIVGLVLSRVLPGESSELLIDLPPIRLPRLENVLKKTATKSYAFLKEASPLFMLGAFLITLLQVAGLLEVIQNALAPVTEGVLRLPRETATVFIMGMIRRDFGAAGLSDMTLSPEQTLVALLTITLFVPCIASMIVMLKERGRKEGLLIWVGSWVAAFVVGGIVAHIIM, encoded by the coding sequence ATGCACTGCCATAATTGTCTTAGCCATATCGAAATACCGGAAGGCGCGAAAAAGATTGTTCTGGTCGGTAATCCGAACGTCGGCAAATCGGTCTTTTTTAACGCCCTGACCGGTATGTATGTCGACGTTTCCAACTTTCCGGGCACGACGGTTGATATTTCCTATGGCCGGTTTGGCAAGGACGTTGTTCTGGATACGCCGGGTGTATACGGCATTTCGTCATTTAATGATGAAGAAAGAGTGGCCCGTGACGTCATCTTGGCCGCTGACCTTATTCTCAACGTGGTCGACGCCGTGCATTTGGAACGTGACCTGTTCCTGACGCTGCAGGTTATCGACACCGGCATCCCGGTTATTGTCGCCGTCAACATGATGGATGAAGCGGCCAAACAGGGTATCCACGTCGACATTGACCTCCTTGAGCATCTGCTGGGCGTGCCGGTTATCCCGACCGTAGCCGTTAAGGGAAAAGGCCTGGAAGAAGTGAAAAACCGCCTGTATGAGGCCCGCATTGGCAATATCCCGGCTGCCCTCAAACGCGACTTACAGGAAATGCTCAACCGGGCCGGGACCTGGGCAGAGGCGTTACTCATTTTGGAAGGCGACCCGCATGTTGCTGCGCGGCATGGGGTGGCGCCCGGCACGCGACGGGAAGAAATCTATCATGAGCGGCGTCACCGGGTAAATGATATTGTTCGTCATGTTGTTAAGGAAACAAATGAGGGGACGCGTTTTTCTACCAAGCTTGGCCGCTGGATGCTGCAGCCGCTGACCGGCATCCCCATCTTTATTCTGGTTTTGGCAATTATGTATTATGTTATTGGCGTGATTGTGGCCCAGGATATCGTCGGCTTCACCGAGGAGACGGTGATGCAGGGGATGTACGAGCCGGCCGTGCGCGCGTTTGTCGGCCGCTTTATCAGCGAACAATCGGTGCTGGGAACCATTCTTATCGGTGAATTTGGCTTGCTCACACTGACGATTACGTATATTGTCGGGTTGATGATGCCGCTGGTGCTCGGATTTTACTTTTTGATGTCGCTGATGGAAGACTCGGGATACCTGCCCCGGTTGGCCGCGCTGGTTGACCGGGCGATGAACGTAATCGGTCTCAACGGTCGGGCGATCATTCCTATTATCCTTGGTTTTGGCTGCATTACCATGGCCACGATTACCACCCGCATCCTGGGTTCGGCGCGGGAACGCACCATTGCTACCGCCGTGCTGGGATTGGCCATTCCCTGTTCGGCTCAGCTGGGAGTTATCGTCGGCCTGTTGGCCGGTATTGGCGTCGAGTACACGGTTATTTATATTTTGACGCTGCTGATTGTCTTAGGCATCGTTGGCCTGGTGCTTAGCCGCGTGTTGCCCGGCGAATCGTCGGAACTGCTCATCGATTTGCCGCCCATCCGCCTGCCGCGGCTGGAAAATGTGCTGAAAAAGACGGCGACGAAATCGTATGCTTTCCTCAAGGAGGCATCGCCCCTCTTCATGTTGGGCGCCTTCCTGATTACCTTGCTGCAGGTGGCCGGACTGCTGGAGGTTATCCAAAACGCCCTTGCTCCGGTTACGGAAGGGGTGCTCAGGTTGCCGCGCGAAACGGCTACCGTCTTTATTATGGGCATGATTCGCCGCGACTTTGGCGCCGCGGGTCTCAGCGACATGACCTTATCGCCGGAGCAGACGCTTGTCGCGCTCTTGACCATTACCCTGTTTGTGCCTTGCATCGCCTCGATGATTGTCATGCTCAAAGAGCGGGGCCGGAAAGAAGGTCTGCTCATCTGGGTTGGCTCGTGGGTCGCGGCCTTTGTCGTCGGCGGTATTGTGGCGCACATTATCATGTAA
- a CDS encoding 4Fe-4S dicluster domain-containing protein yields MEKEDVLLIMQRDLAKALQKPPQKRQWGMLIDTRKCIGCHACTIGCVAEYKLPPGVVYRPVIDQENGKFPNVKRQFLPRPCFQCENPPCVPVCPVKATYKGDDGIVVIDYTKCIGCRSCVAACPYGARTFDAGAYYTDGTPAVQEYEKAAAFEYGKAWRRDSKHASIVGSARKCHFCTSRLAKGLLPVCVATCIGRATYFGDLTDEQSLIRQVMAAGKPYRLKEETGAKPQVYYI; encoded by the coding sequence GTGGAAAAAGAAGATGTCCTGCTCATTATGCAGCGCGACCTGGCCAAAGCGCTGCAAAAACCGCCACAAAAGCGGCAATGGGGCATGCTGATCGATACGCGTAAGTGTATCGGCTGCCATGCCTGCACAATCGGCTGTGTGGCCGAGTACAAGCTGCCGCCCGGGGTGGTGTACCGCCCGGTCATTGACCAGGAAAACGGCAAGTTTCCGAACGTAAAGCGGCAATTTTTGCCCCGGCCGTGTTTTCAGTGTGAAAATCCACCCTGCGTGCCGGTCTGTCCGGTAAAAGCGACGTACAAAGGGGATGACGGTATTGTCGTCATCGATTACACAAAGTGCATTGGCTGTCGTTCGTGCGTGGCCGCTTGTCCGTACGGTGCCCGCACGTTTGATGCTGGGGCCTATTACACCGATGGCACGCCTGCCGTCCAGGAATACGAGAAAGCCGCCGCCTTCGAATACGGCAAGGCATGGCGGCGCGATAGCAAACACGCGTCTATTGTGGGCAGCGCCCGCAAATGCCATTTCTGCACCAGCCGCTTGGCCAAAGGGCTATTGCCGGTTTGCGTGGCGACTTGTATCGGACGGGCAACCTATTTCGGCGACCTGACCGACGAACAGTCCCTGATTCGGCAGGTAATGGCCGCCGGCAAGCCATACCGCCTCAAAGAAGAAACGGGCGCCAAGCCCCAGGTCTACTATATCTGA
- the nrfD gene encoding NrfD/PsrC family molybdoenzyme membrane anchor subunit: MKKQLNVALLVLFAVGIVAALGKVFVWGESVTNYGAYTPWGLWVGLYALLVGAAAGAVWTGVYCAIRQGGRCGQLTTVAMVTAGASLAIGLAFIGTDLGKPLKGFSIFLNPSFSSELAWASWLYLAFFACLAGYLFTNAKKAALYLAALVAVGFLLAESLFFGGMVARSLWHTYLTPLSFFTSGLAGGSALVWLVGLTANPQAVDEEGYILKRAVVIALAAHIAVEAIHLVTALGEGEKALAIKNMWASWPFWGLFLIVGIALPVALIGKKECRLDTAPPLLVLLGLAAYKYSFVRFGFAVEPLPGLSAAFHDVRLSLAYTPSAVEWLVSVGFLAGIVWMANLVIAKILARQV; encoded by the coding sequence GTGAAAAAGCAGCTTAACGTTGCCCTTTTAGTGTTATTTGCCGTCGGGATAGTAGCGGCACTTGGCAAAGTGTTTGTTTGGGGCGAAAGCGTAACAAACTATGGTGCCTATACGCCGTGGGGCCTCTGGGTCGGCTTGTACGCCTTGTTGGTGGGCGCAGCCGCCGGTGCGGTCTGGACCGGAGTATATTGCGCTATCCGCCAGGGCGGGCGGTGCGGACAGCTGACCACGGTCGCAATGGTTACTGCCGGCGCCAGCCTGGCAATAGGGCTGGCCTTTATCGGTACCGATTTGGGCAAGCCGCTTAAAGGGTTTAGCATTTTTCTAAACCCATCGTTTTCGTCCGAGCTGGCGTGGGCGTCATGGCTGTATCTGGCCTTTTTTGCCTGCCTGGCGGGTTATCTTTTCACCAATGCCAAAAAGGCAGCCTTGTACCTGGCTGCGTTGGTCGCCGTCGGGTTTCTTCTGGCCGAGAGCCTGTTTTTCGGCGGCATGGTCGCCCGTAGTTTGTGGCATACTTATTTGACACCGCTGTCGTTTTTCACGTCCGGTCTGGCCGGTGGTAGCGCGTTGGTCTGGCTGGTCGGTCTGACGGCCAATCCGCAAGCCGTCGATGAGGAAGGGTATATTTTGAAAAGAGCGGTAGTGATAGCGCTAGCTGCCCATATCGCTGTTGAGGCCATCCATTTGGTAACCGCTTTGGGTGAGGGCGAAAAAGCGTTGGCAATTAAAAACATGTGGGCGTCCTGGCCGTTTTGGGGACTCTTTCTTATCGTCGGTATCGCCTTGCCGGTCGCACTGATTGGCAAGAAGGAATGCCGTCTGGACACAGCGCCACCGCTGCTGGTTTTATTGGGGTTGGCGGCTTATAAATACAGTTTTGTCCGCTTCGGGTTTGCGGTCGAACCGCTACCGGGGCTAAGCGCCGCTTTCCATGATGTGCGCTTGTCGCTTGCCTATACTCCGTCGGCCGTGGAGTGGCTGGTTTCGGTAGGCTTTTTGGCTGGCATTGTCTGGATGGCCAACCTGGTGATTGCCAAAATCTTGGCCAGGCAGGTGTAA
- a CDS encoding molybdopterin-dependent oxidoreductase: MAKDILQKICETKTSRRGFILGSAAGCAALLAADADLAGLIEKARAGALTPEDEYMLNKAENTIYTNCLNCNTGCGIKAKFLDGVLVKIDGNPYSPWTLNPHLSMATGIRTAETVDGAICPKGQAGIQIYYDPYRIRKVLKRAGKRGENKWVTIPFDQAIDEIVNGGKLFAKVPGEENRHVEGLKDLWALRDPKVAKEMSDFVDKIRVEKDKAKKQALVKEFQAKFKDTLQVMIDPEHPDLGPKNNQFVFWWGRLKDGRGDLIKRFTLDSFGSINAHGHTTVCQGSLYFTGKAMSEQWTYDPKKNAMTWTGGDKFYWQAELERARFVIFVGANLFEGNYGPPLRAQKITKGLDTGRLKYAVIDPVYRKVASKAWKWVPVTPGRDTAIAMGMIRTIIENKRYDAKYLACANKAAAKAAGEPTWTNACWLLKIVDGRPTVFVRAHELGFTPEVKEKDGKTYVNEKFVVIRDGQPVEVDPNDETTPVYGDLLVDTEISGIRLKSVLQVLYEEAAARSLEEWAQEAGVQAADIADLAREFTSYGKQAVVDIHRGVSQHTSGYYNVQAWNVLNLLIGNYDYSFIKVSTYSHKGDKPGQAFNIGSHPKKLPQFGTSIIRHGVKYEDSTIFNGYPAKRPWFPLASDIYQEVLPSVGDMYPYQVKALILYMGSPVYSLSATQGIIDVLQDVNKLPLFIASDITVGETSMYADYIFPDLTYLERWEFQGSHPSVPFKVGPIRQPAAKPLTETVKVFGQEMPLSLEALVLGIAEKLGLPGFGPDGFGPGKPLTHADHLYLKQVANLATDGKPVPDADDEEVRVFMEARKHLPKSVFDADRWQAACGEAYWRKVIYLLNRGGRFDDWSAAWDGDKVKNKYGKYINMYCEKTATTKNAMNGKNFSGLPLYIPDITDCTGKPINDEKDGFDLRLLTGRVIQHTKSRTAVCYWLQALNPENSVDISPVDAQRLGLKAGDTVKIVSPTNPDGVWKLGPLGARPVTGKVRIIEGIRPGCINFSLGSGHWAYGAGDITIDGTVIKGDPRRGTGIHANVAMRVDPVLKNTSLEDMVGASVVVYDTKVKLVKV, translated from the coding sequence ATGGCTAAGGACATTTTGCAAAAAATATGTGAGACCAAGACCAGCCGCCGGGGGTTTATTCTCGGCAGTGCCGCCGGCTGTGCGGCTCTGTTGGCCGCCGACGCCGATCTGGCCGGCCTCATCGAAAAGGCCCGAGCCGGCGCGCTTACCCCGGAGGATGAATACATGCTCAACAAGGCGGAAAATACCATCTACACCAACTGTCTTAACTGCAACACCGGCTGCGGCATCAAAGCCAAGTTTCTGGACGGTGTTTTGGTAAAAATCGACGGCAATCCGTATTCACCCTGGACGCTTAATCCTCATTTGTCGATGGCGACCGGTATTCGCACAGCGGAGACGGTGGACGGGGCCATCTGTCCCAAGGGTCAGGCCGGCATCCAGATCTATTATGACCCTTACCGCATCCGCAAAGTGCTTAAGCGGGCCGGCAAACGGGGCGAAAATAAATGGGTAACAATTCCCTTCGACCAGGCGATTGACGAAATTGTCAACGGCGGCAAGCTGTTTGCCAAAGTACCGGGGGAAGAAAACCGCCATGTCGAGGGTCTAAAAGACCTGTGGGCACTGCGCGATCCCAAAGTGGCGAAGGAAATGAGCGACTTTGTCGATAAAATCAGGGTAGAAAAAGACAAGGCCAAAAAGCAGGCCCTGGTCAAAGAGTTTCAGGCCAAGTTCAAAGATACCCTTCAAGTGATGATCGATCCTGAGCATCCCGACCTAGGGCCCAAGAACAATCAATTCGTTTTCTGGTGGGGACGGCTTAAAGACGGTCGGGGCGACCTTATCAAGCGGTTTACGCTGGATTCGTTCGGCTCGATCAATGCCCACGGTCATACCACCGTTTGTCAGGGATCGCTGTATTTTACCGGCAAGGCCATGAGCGAACAGTGGACCTATGATCCGAAGAAAAACGCCATGACCTGGACGGGCGGCGACAAGTTCTACTGGCAGGCCGAACTCGAGCGGGCCAGGTTCGTCATCTTTGTCGGGGCCAATTTGTTTGAGGGCAACTATGGCCCGCCGCTAAGAGCACAAAAAATTACCAAGGGACTGGATACCGGACGGCTTAAGTATGCGGTCATTGACCCGGTCTATCGCAAAGTTGCGTCGAAAGCGTGGAAGTGGGTGCCGGTGACGCCGGGACGGGATACGGCGATCGCCATGGGCATGATTCGGACAATAATTGAAAACAAACGTTATGACGCCAAATACCTGGCCTGCGCCAACAAGGCAGCGGCTAAGGCCGCCGGCGAGCCGACCTGGACCAATGCCTGCTGGTTGCTGAAAATCGTCGACGGCCGGCCGACCGTGTTTGTGCGGGCGCATGAGCTGGGGTTTACGCCGGAAGTAAAGGAAAAAGACGGCAAAACCTACGTTAACGAAAAGTTTGTCGTTATCAGGGACGGCCAGCCGGTCGAAGTCGACCCCAACGACGAGACTACGCCGGTATACGGTGACTTGCTGGTCGATACCGAAATTAGCGGCATCAGGCTGAAGTCCGTGTTGCAGGTGCTGTACGAAGAGGCCGCCGCTCGCAGTCTGGAAGAGTGGGCCCAAGAGGCCGGCGTCCAGGCGGCGGATATTGCCGACTTGGCACGCGAGTTCACGAGCTACGGCAAACAGGCGGTCGTCGACATCCATCGCGGCGTTTCCCAGCATACTAGCGGTTATTACAATGTCCAGGCGTGGAACGTCCTCAACCTGCTTATCGGCAACTACGACTATTCGTTTATCAAGGTTTCCACCTATAGTCACAAGGGCGATAAACCCGGTCAAGCCTTCAATATCGGCAGCCATCCGAAAAAGCTGCCCCAGTTCGGGACGTCCATTATCCGCCACGGCGTAAAATACGAGGATAGCACTATTTTTAACGGCTATCCGGCCAAACGGCCTTGGTTCCCGCTGGCCAGCGACATATACCAGGAAGTTTTGCCGTCTGTTGGGGACATGTACCCATATCAGGTAAAAGCCCTGATCTTGTATATGGGCTCGCCGGTGTATTCCTTGTCGGCCACCCAGGGAATTATTGATGTTCTGCAGGACGTCAACAAACTGCCGCTGTTTATTGCCAGCGATATAACCGTGGGCGAGACGTCGATGTATGCCGACTATATCTTCCCGGACCTCACCTATCTTGAACGGTGGGAGTTCCAAGGCTCGCACCCCAGCGTGCCGTTCAAAGTCGGGCCGATCCGCCAGCCGGCGGCCAAACCGCTGACCGAGACGGTCAAGGTCTTTGGCCAGGAGATGCCGCTCAGCCTGGAGGCCCTGGTGCTGGGCATCGCCGAAAAACTTGGCCTGCCCGGGTTTGGCCCGGACGGTTTTGGCCCCGGCAAGCCGCTTACCCATGCCGATCATTTATATTTAAAACAGGTGGCCAACCTGGCGACTGACGGCAAGCCGGTGCCGGACGCCGACGACGAGGAAGTCCGGGTGTTCATGGAAGCGCGTAAACACCTGCCCAAGTCGGTTTTTGACGCCGACCGCTGGCAAGCGGCCTGCGGTGAAGCGTACTGGCGCAAAGTAATTTATCTCCTCAACCGCGGCGGCCGGTTTGACGACTGGAGCGCGGCGTGGGACGGCGACAAAGTTAAGAACAAATACGGCAAGTATATCAATATGTACTGCGAGAAAACGGCGACTACCAAGAACGCCATGAATGGCAAGAATTTCTCCGGGTTGCCGCTGTATATTCCCGATATTACCGACTGTACCGGCAAGCCGATTAACGACGAAAAAGACGGTTTTGACCTGCGCCTTCTGACCGGCCGGGTTATTCAGCATACCAAGTCCCGTACGGCGGTGTGTTATTGGCTGCAGGCGCTAAATCCGGAAAACAGCGTGGACATAAGTCCGGTCGACGCCCAGCGCCTTGGGCTTAAGGCTGGCGATACCGTAAAAATAGTGTCGCCGACCAACCCGGACGGGGTTTGGAAGCTGGGACCGCTTGGCGCCAGGCCGGTGACCGGCAAGGTGCGGATAATTGAGGGTATCCGCCCGGGGTGTATTAACTTCTCTTTGGGCAGCGGCCACTGGGCCTATGGCGCCGGCGATATTACCATTGACGGTACGGTCATCAAAGGCGACCCCCGCCGGGGTACGGGCATTCATGCCAATGTTGCCATGCGGGTGGACCCGGTGCTTAAGAATACGAGCTTGGAAGACATGGTCGGGGCTTCGGTCGTTGTCTATGATACCAAAGTGAAACTGGTTAAAGTTTAA
- a CDS encoding substrate-binding domain-containing protein: MRKVLMAIWIALLPVLVSGCAATQPVVTVRLGDPDPAVTIKNKQIVEGPVLRVAVSSILSPKETLTVYQPLLDYLAGQLGYPVVLLQRRTYREVNELLQNSGADVAFVCSGGYVAGSQMFGMEILAQPEVNGRNTYQSYIIVQAESTALSILDLQGKTFAFTDPMSFSGRIAPVYMLVSRGIDSDKFFSRTFYTYSHDNSIRAVADGIVEAAAVDSMVYDRAVEKNQDLAKRVKVIDRSPLVGNPPVVAGPHTDERLKNRLRALLFAMHEDKAGKTALKSLGYDRFVQPDEATYVELKAIWLMVRNKL; this comes from the coding sequence ATGCGGAAGGTGCTCATGGCAATTTGGATAGCACTTCTGCCGGTACTGGTGTCCGGGTGCGCGGCGACGCAGCCGGTCGTAACCGTGCGGCTCGGTGACCCTGACCCGGCGGTAACGATAAAAAATAAACAAATAGTTGAAGGGCCGGTCCTCCGGGTAGCGGTATCATCTATCCTGTCGCCGAAAGAGACGCTGACGGTATACCAGCCACTGCTGGATTATCTGGCCGGGCAGCTCGGCTATCCGGTCGTGCTGCTGCAGCGGCGTACCTACCGGGAAGTCAACGAGCTTTTGCAAAACAGCGGCGCCGACGTGGCCTTCGTATGCAGCGGCGGCTATGTGGCCGGCAGCCAGATGTTTGGCATGGAGATATTGGCGCAACCGGAGGTAAATGGCCGCAATACTTACCAATCTTATATTATTGTGCAAGCTGAGAGCACGGCGCTGAGTATCCTCGATTTACAGGGGAAAACCTTTGCGTTTACCGATCCCATGTCATTTTCCGGCCGGATCGCCCCGGTGTATATGCTGGTATCCCGGGGCATTGACAGCGATAAATTTTTCAGCCGGACGTTTTATACCTATAGCCATGACAATTCCATCAGGGCCGTCGCGGATGGGATCGTAGAAGCCGCTGCCGTTGACTCTATGGTCTACGACCGGGCAGTTGAAAAAAATCAAGACCTTGCTAAGCGGGTTAAGGTAATCGACCGGTCGCCTTTGGTCGGCAATCCGCCGGTGGTGGCGGGGCCTCACACCGATGAACGGTTGAAAAACCGGCTCCGCGCGTTATTGTTTGCCATGCATGAAGATAAAGCGGGGAAAACGGCGCTAAAAAGCCTTGGGTATGACCGGTTTGTTCAGCCGGACGAAGCGACCTACGTCGAGCTAAAAGCGATATGGCTGATGGTGCGGAATAAACTATGA
- a CDS encoding sensor histidine kinase gives MRIIKRTGFFVKMMLALTVVLILLGATSIVQTRFMMNDLFKEQQEKRGISIANTLALRAANLILVNNYYDLHELVKDTQRTNDDVRYVFVVNNQGELLAHSFPAGFPKGLLQANTLASNEQYKIVELATEEGLVRDIAVPILEGRLGIVHVGLNDASLQNVLNRTTRQIMLDMVIAVLIGIMATMFLTRRLVKPIQELVHVTSAITRGDLTQRAKATSDDEVGKLAVAFNAMADYLQQTMDELKQKEEARTHLLQKVIVAQEEERKRIARELHDETGQTLASLMMGLKCLAATCPESERGCRLEEMRLAVKKTIDAVHRMAIELRPSILDDMGLIPAVEKYVNDFRHNYGIDTDLHIQWQCEKRLVHEIEVTVYRIVQEALTNIAKYAKADNVCIIMTCDRRGLEVIVEDDGVGFDADAILQQSVAGTQLGLFGMQERATLVGGALTIESTPGRGTTLFLRIPFMEADRYEKNKSIDR, from the coding sequence ATGAGGATAATAAAAAGAACAGGCTTTTTTGTAAAAATGATGCTGGCCTTAACCGTCGTGCTTATTCTGTTAGGCGCCACAAGCATTGTTCAGACCAGATTTATGATGAACGACCTATTTAAAGAGCAGCAGGAAAAGCGCGGCATTTCCATTGCCAATACTTTAGCCTTGCGGGCGGCGAATTTAATCCTTGTTAATAATTACTATGATCTGCATGAATTGGTGAAGGATACCCAGCGGACGAATGACGATGTCCGGTATGTATTTGTAGTTAATAACCAAGGCGAATTATTGGCACATTCCTTCCCTGCCGGTTTTCCCAAAGGCCTGCTCCAGGCCAATACCCTGGCAAGTAATGAACAATATAAAATCGTAGAACTTGCCACGGAAGAGGGGTTGGTAAGAGATATCGCCGTCCCCATTTTGGAAGGGCGGTTAGGCATCGTGCATGTCGGTTTAAATGATGCCAGCCTGCAAAATGTGCTTAACCGGACTACTCGCCAAATTATGCTTGATATGGTTATCGCCGTGCTAATCGGTATTATGGCGACGATGTTCCTGACCAGGCGGCTGGTAAAACCGATCCAAGAGCTCGTTCATGTAACCAGCGCGATTACCCGCGGCGACCTGACGCAGCGGGCCAAGGCCACATCGGACGACGAAGTCGGCAAATTGGCGGTCGCTTTTAATGCGATGGCTGATTATTTGCAGCAAACAATGGATGAACTCAAACAAAAAGAAGAAGCCAGGACCCATCTTTTGCAAAAAGTCATCGTGGCCCAGGAAGAGGAGCGAAAGCGCATAGCAAGGGAGCTCCATGACGAAACCGGCCAAACGCTTGCTTCGCTGATGATGGGGCTAAAATGCCTGGCGGCTACCTGTCCGGAAAGTGAGCGGGGGTGCCGCCTGGAAGAGATGCGGCTGGCGGTAAAAAAGACGATCGATGCCGTTCACCGCATGGCAATCGAACTTAGGCCAAGCATCCTCGATGATATGGGCTTAATTCCGGCCGTCGAAAAATATGTTAATGACTTTCGCCATAATTATGGCATCGATACCGACCTTCATATCCAATGGCAGTGCGAAAAGCGGCTAGTGCACGAAATTGAAGTCACGGTTTACCGCATTGTGCAGGAAGCGCTTACCAATATCGCCAAATACGCCAAGGCGGACAATGTATGTATTATCATGACTTGCGACCGGCGCGGTCTGGAAGTTATTGTTGAAGACGACGGGGTTGGTTTTGACGCCGACGCCATTTTGCAGCAAAGCGTTGCCGGAACGCAGTTAGGGCTGTTCGGCATGCAGGAACGGGCCACGCTGGTTGGCGGCGCGCTTACGATCGAATCTACGCCGGGAAGGGGGACGACCCTGTTTTTGCGTATTCCTTTTATGGAGGCAGACCGGTATGAAAAAAATAAAAGTATTGATCGTTGA
- a CDS encoding response regulator, protein MKKIKVLIVDDHTLMRSGLRLMLSAQEDIEVVGEAADGSGGIAMAQKMRPDVVLLDISMPEMSGLECLKTLLANQPDLRVILLTMHEDARYVKEGFALGAMGYVLKKAADDVLYQAVRAVYSGEMYIQPSITKAVVAELTERPRADDLRKPLSDQEKKVLSLIAAGYANREIAEQLVISVKTVETYKYRIMEKLNCKKRSDLVKFALDNGLLARKN, encoded by the coding sequence ATGAAAAAAATAAAAGTATTGATCGTTGACGACCATACCTTGATGCGCTCAGGACTCAGGCTGATGCTGTCCGCCCAGGAAGATATCGAAGTGGTGGGGGAAGCAGCGGACGGAAGCGGCGGGATAGCAATGGCGCAAAAAATGCGGCCCGATGTCGTCCTGCTGGATATATCGATGCCGGAGATGAGCGGCCTGGAGTGCCTGAAAACGCTCTTGGCCAATCAGCCGGACCTAAGAGTAATTCTCCTTACGATGCACGAGGACGCCCGGTACGTTAAAGAGGGCTTTGCGCTGGGGGCAATGGGCTATGTCTTGAAAAAGGCGGCCGATGATGTTCTCTATCAGGCCGTTCGGGCCGTGTATTCAGGGGAAATGTATATCCAGCCCAGCATAACGAAAGCGGTTGTGGCGGAGCTCACGGAACGGCCACGGGCCGACGACCTGCGTAAGCCGCTAAGCGACCAGGAGAAAAAGGTGCTTTCCCTCATTGCCGCCGGTTATGCCAATCGAGAAATAGCCGAACAACTGGTCATCAGCGTCAAGACCGTTGAGACATATAAATATCGCATTATGGAAAAGCTTAACTGCAAAAAACGGTCAGATTTGGTGAAGTTTGCCCTGGATAACGGGCTGCTCGCCAGGAAAAATTAA